The genomic segment CCGCCTCGGTGATCTGGCGCCCGGTGATCGCCAGTGGGTCGCCGCCGGCCAGCTCGAGCAGCTTCGCCGCCCGCTCCGGCTCCTGCCGGGCCCCGGCCCGGGCGAACCGGACCAGCGCGTTGCCGCTCGCGTACTGCTCCAGGCAGCCCAGCCGGCCGCAGCCGCACGGGTGGCCGTCGGGCACCGACTGGATGTGGCCGAGCTCGCCCGCGATGCCGTGGGCCCCCCGCCACAACCGGCCCCCCAGCACGATGCCGCCGCCGATGCCGGTGCCCACGGTGATCATCACCATGGAGTCGTCGGCCTCGCGGGCCACGCCGTAGCGGAACTCGGCCCAGGCGGCCACGTTGGCGTCGTTCTCGAGCACGGTGGGCAGGCCGACCGCCTTGCTCACGTAGTCCCGCAGGGGCTCGTCGCGCCAGGCCAGGTTGGGGGCGAACAGCACCGTCGCACCGGGCGCGTCGATCCACGCCGCGGCACCGATCCCGATGGCCGTGGCCTGCGGGAACTGCTGCGCCAGCTCGGCCGCGACCTCGACGATCGTGTCCCGGGTGCCCGCCGGGTCCTCGGCCGGTGTGCTCCGGCGGTTGGACGCCAGCACGGTGCCGTGCTCGTCGACCACCCCACCGGCCACCTTCGTGCCGCCGACGTCGACTCCGATGGTCAGCGTCACGCTGCCCCTACCCCTCAGTTGTCCCTCTGCCCGGCGTCGCCGTCACGGGCCGCACTGCCCGCCTCGTCGTCCCCGGCACCCCCGGCCGCTTCCGCGCCCGCAACATCATGATCCACGCCCGCCCCGGACGCCACGTCGGCAACACCCGCATCAGCGGTGGCCGCCGCCCACACATCCACCCTTCGAGCCCCGCGCTCGCCCGTCGTCGCCTCGTTGTTCTCGCTGCGGGCCCGGGCCGCCGCCGCTGCCCGCCGCGCTTTGGCCTGCTCAGCCGCCTCGGCCACCCGCCGCTCGGCCTCTGCCGCGGCCTTCAACGCGGCAGCCCGCCGCTCCGCCAGCTCGGCCGCATGCTCCTTGGCCACCGCCGCGGCGCTGCTCGTGGTCGCCGAAGCCCACGGATCGTCGCGGACCACGTCCCCGAACAACCCGCTCGCCGCGAAGCCGGCCCTGCGCGGCCCGCCACCGGCCCCGCTCGCCCCGCTCAACTCGCCGCCGGCCCCGCGCGCCCCGCTCAACTCGCCGCCGGCCCCGCGCACCTCGCCAGCCCCGCGCGCCTCACCGCCAGCCCCATCAGACCCACGGGCCTCACTACCGGGTCCGCTCACTTCGCCGCGCGCGACTTCCGGCCCCTCAACACCCGCCCCCATTCCGGACAAATCCGATTTCTCGCCAGGGGATGTGCCGGGCGCTTTCGAGCCCCCGCGCGCAACTGCCTCAGAGTCGGACAAATCCGAATTGTTGGCGGTACTCTGACCGGAGATTGCCGCCTCGGCGTTGATGGCGGCCGCCCACGCCGAGTCGGCCGTGTTGCTGTCGGCCCGGGTAGCCGCGGACCACGTCTGGTCGGCGTTCCCCGGCTTGGTGGCCGGAGCGGGCGGCGCCGGCTTCGGCTTCTCTCCCACGATCGCCGACACCGAGCGCAGCAGCCCCGCGACCGAGCCCGCCAGGTCGCTCGCGCTGCCGGCCAGCTTCGCCGCCGTCTCGGGTTTCGGGTCGCGCATGGCCGCGATCGCCTTGCACACCGGGCACACGCAGCACTCCGGCTCGCCCGTCGCCCAGCGCCGGTCGTTGAAGGCCTGTCCCGCGACCGCCCGCGCCAGCACCGACGCGACGAGCCGCTCGGCCTCTTCCCGTGCCGATCCGGCCATGACAACCTCCCGCTACAACGACTCGACCCGGCGTTTGAGCTGCTTGAGGGCCGTATCCATGATCATCTTCTCGGCTTTGCGGCGGAACATGCCGAGCATTCCGATCGACAGCTCCACCTCGAGTGTGTACGTCACTGTCGTGCTGCCGTCGGCGCCCTCGGTCAGGTCGTAGGACCCGCGCTGCGACTTCTGCGTCTTCGACGGCTCGACCAGGTGCCACTCGATGCGGGAGAGATCGTCGGCATATGCGTATTCGAGCGTGTAGTCGTCGGCCATGA from the Paractinoplanes abujensis genome contains:
- a CDS encoding ROK family glucokinase; the encoded protein is MTLTIGVDVGGTKVAGGVVDEHGTVLASNRRSTPAEDPAGTRDTIVEVAAELAQQFPQATAIGIGAAAWIDAPGATVLFAPNLAWRDEPLRDYVSKAVGLPTVLENDANVAAWAEFRYGVAREADDSMVMITVGTGIGGGIVLGGRLWRGAHGIAGELGHIQSVPDGHPCGCGRLGCLEQYASGNALVRFARAGARQEPERAAKLLELAGGDPLAITGRQITEAARAGDGVARDAFGQIGYWLGVAMADLAQSFDPQILVVGGGVVDAGELLMAPTRDTYRDQLKQRGRFPVAEVHAAETGNTAGVVGAADLARSV
- a CDS encoding SRPBCC family protein, whose amino-acid sequence is MADTSTQSIQVLAPLDRVAAVISDFPRYTEWAEAMKQVEVLEEYEDGYAYRVRFVIDAGVMADDYTLEYAYADDLSRIEWHLVEPSKTQKSQRGSYDLTEGADGSTTVTYTLEVELSIGMLGMFRRKAEKMIMDTALKQLKRRVESL